The following are from one region of the Strix aluco isolate bStrAlu1 chromosome 30, bStrAlu1.hap1, whole genome shotgun sequence genome:
- the LOC141916627 gene encoding methanethiol oxidase-like produces the protein MPNLKDELHSSGWSTGCACVGNVSLKRNKLILPGLISSRIYVVDVGSQCRAPKLCKTIEPVDVFWKCNKGYLATVHSLPNGDILIANMGDPAGNGKGGFIVLDGETFELKGNWENECQVPPTGYDFCLQPRHDVLVSSAGVVLKRAGYGFNPCDLKKGVYGRRLNFWNLSCRNLTQCFDLGEDSLPLNVRFLHNPNAAEGYVSCALSGVTYRFYKCERGCWEVEEVIRIPAINVTDWIMPKMPAFTADIIISMDDRFLYLSNWWHGDIRQYELSKTCKPRLVGQVFVGGLLTRCGSVSVCRNEELKCQPEPLVVKCKRVYGGPCKMQLSLDGKRLYVTNSFYSALDKQFYPCMVREGSVMLQIDVDTENGGLAVNKNFLVDFGKEPCGPCLAHDIRFACGDSSSDNWA, from the exons ATGCCCAACCTCAAAGACGAGCTGCATTCCTCAGGGTGGAGCACTGGCTGCGCCTGCGTGGGCAATGTCAGCCTGAAAAGGAACAAGCTGATCCTTCCCGGTTTGATTTCTTCCCGCATCTACGTGGTGGATGTGGGTTCCCAGTGCCGGGCTCCCAAGCTGTGCAAG ACGATTGAGCCAGTGGACGTCTTCTGGAAGTGCAACAAGGGCTACCTTGCTACCGTCCACAGCCTGCCTAACGGCGATATCTTGATTGCCAACATGGGAGATCCAGCTGGCAATGGCAAAG GTGGATTTATCGTGCTGGATGGAGAGACCTTTGAGCTCAAGGGGAACTGGGAAAATGAGTGTCAAGTCCCCCCGACAGGGTACGACTTCTGCTTGCAGCCACGCCACGATGTTCTGGTCAGCTCTGCTGGAGTTGTCCTAAAACGTGCGGGATACGGGTTTAACCCCTGTGACCTGAAGAAAG ggGTCTACGGGCGCCGTCTGAACTTCTGGAACTTGTCCTGCCGCAACCTCACCCAGTGCTTTGACCTGGGGGAGGACTCTCTGCCCCTGAACGTTCGATTCCTCCACAACCCCAACGCTGCCGAGGGATACGTCAGCTGTGCCCTGAGCGGTGTCACCTACCGCTTCTACAAGTGTGAG AGAGGCTGCTGGGAAGTAGAGGAGGTGATTCGGATTCCGGCCATAAACGTGACAGATTGGATTATGCCCAAGATGCCAG CCTTCACAGCCGACATCATCATCTCCATGGACGACAGGTTCCTGTATCTCAGCAACTGGTGGCACGGAGACATCCGCCAGTACGAGCTCTCCAAAACCTGCAAGCCCAGGCTGGTGGGACAG GTCTTTGTGGGAGGCCTCCTCACCAGATGCGGGTCCGTGTCCGTGTGCCGGAATGAAGAGCTGAAGTGCCAGCCCGAGCCCTTGGTGGTCAAG TGCAAGAGGGTGTACGGCGGCCCCTGCAAGATGCAGCTCAGCCTGGATGGCAAGAGGCTCTACGTCACCAACTCCTTCTACAGCGCATTAGACAAGCAGTTCTACCCGTGCATGGTCAG GGAAGGCTCCGTCATGCTGCAGATTGATGTGGACACTGAGAATGGAGGCCTCGCCGTCAACAAGAACTTCCTGGTGGATTTTGGAAAGGAGCCCTGCGGGCCTTGCCTTGCCCATGATATCCGCTTCGCTTGTGGGGATTCCAGCTCCGATAACTGGGCCTAG